The window CTTAGGGTAGGGCAAGTGCCATCTGTCAGCCCTGGCGGCTGCGCACAAGTTGGATGGATCAGGCTGGTGGTTGTCATTGTCACCATCATTGTGGTGATGGTCGTTATTATGATCatcatgatggtggtgatgatcccAGTCATcgttgtggtggttgtggtggtcccAGTCATGATGGCCATGGGGGTGATGTTTGCCTACTTCTTGAGCATCCTGGGCGGAAACATCTTCTGCAACCTGAGCTGGTTGTTGCTCCGCGGTATCCACGGGAGTGGACTGGACGTAAGCCAGTGCTACCAACACACACACTACGAGAAggcctgaaaaataaataaaaatattgatgaATATAATAAATACTTAACGAACAAAAGAGGTGAACAAGAAGAACTAGAAAGGAAGAAAGGGGAAGTTTTTGACCCTGTAAGAATATATTTGGATGAGTACAAAAATGAGGACCTCTACTGAAAAGAGGTGAGCAAGAAGATCTACAAAGGAAAGAAAGGGCAATTTTGGGACAATGAAGGGAtaaagatatttggatgaaaaCAAATATGAAGACCTCTATTGCAATATAAAGAAAATTACAGACATAATTAAAAGAGGAAGACTACAATTTTTTAAtggtcaccttcacagaatgaacgACAGATTAACTAGGAAGAATTTTGATTACATCTCCAACATAACACTCCACCGGTTGTCTGGAGAAGTGCGATGGCATCGATAACGACTGAAGATCAAAGATGTCAGCATAAATAAGAGGGTGGCCTTCCGGCGACAAATCACTTCTTTGAATTTTTCGCTCCAACAAATTCGACGTCACCCTCAGAGGGCGTTATCAAAAGAACAGAGCAGGTGATTATCCGGCATATGAAGAAATTCTAGGAAGAAAATAGAAGTATTATGCAGTAATCTTAGGTTCTAAGTGGTCTATAGTTGGTCAAATTCTTTAATAAAATATACTTTTCATGTTTTACGCCCGGAAAGATTCTACTTAACATTTGTggtcatatttcaatcaatcaactCTCGTGGAAAATAAACCTTCGGATACTGGCTGTTCTAGCAATGATATTACCATTGGTAAGGTGTGTCTTCGGAACTATGAGTCTGTTGTCGCATTTCGATGACTATCAACGTTTCACCTACCTTAAAGCAGACATTTTCAAGTCGATTTGAACTTCTTGTTTGAAAACCATTGTACAGTATTGTCCGGTTTGGACCATTTTATAGTTATATGCATGCTTTGCAAACTTACAGTCGTTTCGAATACATCACATTATTCATTTTCAAGAAGGCTTGAAAAATTCGACACAAGGCAATCAGCCTCTCCAGGCAGCTAAATATTGAGTACCTCGCTGCCTCAGTTTATATAGGAGCAAGCTACATGTCGTCAGTCATCCAGGTTCCAATTAACAAGGCCACGCTTCCAGTTGAGACGCCGTGCCCTGTGTAgtggtgttaacaagggcactctggtaggACTTCTGCTCCCATAAACAACTCACATTAAAGTACGCagcactgacctgctggatatgcgtctggtacctccAGTGTTTCCGGActagaaagcaagaataacggccgagagtattcgttgtgctgactacacGTCACCTCGTAGTCTGAGCATCGGTCGttgggtaggccatggcctttcgaagCTGCTGAGGCATGAGGTTTgattgggtggggggggggtacTTTACTATCTCCTGCATTGAATGTTGATATAATTTGAGCGTGTCTGGGTGGTCTGTTACTACGAACAAATTCTCGCCAGGCCTTCCATAACGTATTCCCGATACACACGTGACACTGTCGATCAAGGATTGTTAAATATCCACACAACTCCGACAGTGgaatgttccatgtatctggtccCAGCTACTATATTCCgttcgaaagacgataattcacACACCGTGCCACAATTAGCACAGGTGGTGTTTAAACTCATTCTtgagatgtcagatcacacctaATACGTGACGATACGGTGACGCCACCGATTATTATCTTTAAATGCGTATCTTTCGTGTCGATTGGGAAGGGTTCCTTgtgagccgtgatcgaacccacTTTCTTAAGCTCCGAAGTCCAGCACTCTGCGTCTTAGCATCTCATTCCAGTCACTTCTTATTGCCGTTGCTCACGGCGAAATGTTTCGTAAAATATTTTGTACAACTCGTTTTATAGAAACATGACGAAAacaagttttgttttattttattaaatccgTGAAGCATCAGGATGGTCATGCATAAACTACAACTGGAACTAAGGTATTTATTTGCTGACAAGAATTCTAAGCCCACTTATCTTCGCCTACACATCAACCTGGATTGTGTTCGACAGAACTTGGGACAAAAATTCGACGACTGAGTTTTCTGCCTACCATCATGCATTTATGTCGTGATACATTGGTGTTTTAACCTCATAAAAacacagcttccttagtccacgcggatcctgccattttagaagtgtTTGTTCATGTTTACCACCGCCGTCTACATCCTCCTGTGATGTTTAAAAacgaatagaacatgtcctattttatgaaaagtgtCATAAACGTTTTTAttaaacttgaatttgaccgtgagcaacagcaATGATATAAAGTCAAATTACTGTACAATGAATGAATTTGAAGAAcaattttaccatgagcaacaggCATGAGTATTAACATTAGATTTAAAGCCAAATGTCTCCCTTGATCATCGTAATTTATCAGATGAAAACTCCAATGCGGTTTCCACTGGTATTCATAGATCGGCAGTCCGTTGAAAACCCAATAGCTGAGCTAAGCAACTGCGCTAATGGTGTCTTTCGAATGAGTATAAATTTCTCCCGCGGTGTAATGAATGACTTGTTGAAAGGAAATTAACTACTATGAAAACGGGCTGTTAGAATGAAGCACTTACCTTTCATGGTGAAGTAAAGCTTGTGTTAGTGAGTTCTACTTGTATAGTCCACCGACAAGCTTTATATAGTCATTATCTTACATTATATCTCAGTGTTCTTTAATCAGAAAGTGACAATTGGACGTCTTATGTCTTATCTTGTTATTAATCAAGTGATCAATATGTCAATCACTTCGCAATCACTTTACAATCATGATAACTCTCTTTCTGACGGTTCGTATTCCTGTTAGAAAGATCCATAATCTTCAATTAATTTATGTTAAGAAATATCCTTTTTCATAAACACGGATTAGTCGAATAAGTTTGGTTACATATTTCTCCTCATACTTACAGTTTTGGAAACGTATGGATGTATTGTTATTTATTGTTAActttttcactcccaagttttaaAAAACCTTATGCATGTCCCCTACCAGATGTTTCTTGATGTTTCGATGATGGTTGAAATAGGCTAAAAAAAACTTGTTTTAGCTACTGGACAGTCATGGTacgacaacattagcaatagttttctgttggcacttttaccagaacttgacaaaTGTTTACAGCTTGTTCTACTACAACTTGtcttcactatactcataaaagtcagaCTCATCATTATCCTCTAAAATTTCcaaaatataatcttccttcatgcttGCTTTATACTTCTGCGCACTCATCTCAGAAGACAGGTGTGAAAGAAAAGCACAAGAACATAATTATTGTCAAAATACTGTAAGGCAATTTAGGAAttgtccgtcgtctgaacagagcatGCGATGAAACAGCGCCAGACTGGACTCGGAAGTGAATAAGAGTGCAGTGCTTGAAATCTgtgttaactcgggcatgggatggaaaaggttaagccTAAAAGGTTTTTGTATTAATCTCAAACGAAATGAATTACCTAAAATGATTATATGAAAGCTGGAAACGGTGTGAAAATCAagtctagcttttgctgatgatttagcgaTCGTTTATAGATGCCCTTCatgaagccaaccctatatggatggatttaatcgctattgcgtgtttctgttggtggttgatagtgtaacgttttgtctgaatgtgaagaggaaggttttgggagaaacacaaacacgaGTCCCCCTGGCCTGAAGAATtgatcagaggcgattaaaatccccgacccagccgggaatcgaaccccgaccctctgaacagaaatcctcaccgctgaccattcagccaatgagtcggacaaaaatTTACCAAGGGTGACGTTCAACaagtttccaacttctttgaaactaTCTAAGAAAGGAAGGAAAGGGAATTTGACAGTCTTAAATGTTTTGCAGAATGTTTAAAATCCCACGGGAAGGTCAAGTCACAAACGAAGACGTACTTAGTCGAGACGTAAAGTTATACGAAGTCCTTAACCTCGCAAAAGGCAGGATTGCAGCCTATTTACGTCACAACTCCCAAGATGACGAGAAAAGTCTGctacaactgatcatagaaagtAAGAGAGTAAGACATACCGGCAGAAATGAAACCCCCAATAATTATTAGCAAGGTAAGAGAGAAAATACTCTTCTGGTACGACCATGTGCAAAGAAGAGTTGAAGGTCACTTGCCCAGGGCAGTAGCAAAGGAGCAGAGGGGAGAAAGGAAAAGATAGAAAATGACCTTCGATCGAAAGATCAAAATGCACATGGCAGGTGGCTATGAAAACGTCACGGTCCCACATAAGGGGCAGGAACCGGAAGAAAAAGAATAACAGGAAGAAGAGGAaaactattttatttattattatttagtatgaaACAAAATCTTGGATGTTCAGTATACAAGAGGATAATAAAAACAAACTATTAGAATATAAAGGTGTATTGCTCAATCCACTGAGGTGCGGATGGAGCAGCCAACAAAAAGTCACTTGagggcattcattcattcattcattcattcattcattcattcattcattcattcaatatgtGCTGGATAGTCTGTCGAGCCACACCACAATTGCATGCAGGTGAATGCACTCTTTTTTATAGGGTGTAGCCACATCTCGTATCATTGTCTGCTAACCATGTCATAACATCGTAGAGGTCTTTTAACAGTCGATCACAATCCCGTAACTATTTATTATTCTGCACAGCATAATAACATCCGAGAAAATCGTTATATGTGATTACAGTTCTTTTCTCATATAAtacattatatatattattataaagTTCCAAAGATACTACCCTATCGAACCCACCTCTTAATCACTAGTAGAAATATTGCAACCCGTTTAACCACCAATTTATGTTGTCCAATAGCCTTTATTTTGGTTAGTATTCTCCCTTGATATAacttatcaaaagccttggataggttcAATAGCGATATTGTCCATTAGTTCTCttcaatctaaaatatctgctatatcttgttggattCCTCAAGAGCGAGCCTCATAGGCTTCTCAACTGCCTCCTGTGAAATCAATTTTCAATTTCTCAGACGTATCAAATATACCAAAATGTATCCCAGAAGGTGACCATAATTTGAATtcgtcgattgcaaatgttaaaaatattcaagCGCCTTCGGCCTTTTCGGTCGAGAAATACCAGCGTTTCTCTTCACTGTGGCAGTGGGATAAAGATAGGCATTTTAGTATAATTTATAATTAAAGACGATAGAGCAATCGTCATGAGTCCGAAAACGTTCAGACGACTTATTAACGACCATCATGATAATCAAttacaagaaagaaaaaatgagTACTGTACGTACTGTAGTGGATATTCTTTGTCTCGGCTTAAACGACGCTTTTTAGGGATGCCTACACATTGGATCGATGCTGAAATAATGACAAGAAAAACTAGAGTCAAAGCATCAAATAGATTCCAAGTATCTTatgtttcttttttacaatttcttttacgccgcaccgacagagtatgtcttatggagacgatgggataggaaagggaaaccatggaaaaccatctttagcactgccgacagtgggcttcgaacccactatctgccgaatggatactgatagctacgtgacccaagccgcacggctaactcgcacgGTATCTTATGATTTAAGTAAAATTGACTATTTTTGTTTTAGATTCCAATTAGATACCAGGTCTAATAACCGACAAGGAGTTCAAGTTTATAAAACCCATATGcgacttacagttactgttattcTTGGAGGTTGACTATGTAGTCATGATTTGTTCGTGACTTGAGAGACCTTATGTACTGCCACTGCTGTATTCTGAAAATCAGTAGTGTTGTATTTGTTGGTATTAGTAGAGCATGTTGTCTTTATCTATAGACTGTAAACCTGTTTGGGTattaccaggtaagtagaattatgggaagttcgaataatgcattttcTTGGCTAttggttatacgtcgcaccgacacagataggtcttatggcgacgatgggacaggaaagggttaggactgggagggaagcttccatggccttaattaacgtacagcccccgcatttacctggtgtgaaaatgggaaaccacgggaaaccatcttcagggctgccgacattttaTAACGTAGTTGgagttaaatgacgaacgcagcattttattaatacggtcttacgTCGTCCAGTTCATATGTATAGAATTCAAGAATGTATAAGAAGTAAGAAAAATCTGCAGGAACTCCTACGAAAAGGGAAGCAACATTGTTTGAGTCagcagtccatagattggtttgatgcagctctccacgccaccctatcctctgctaaacttttcatttctacataactgctgcatcctgcatctgctctaatctgtttttaACATTCATACCTTGATCAACACCAAgcgttcttaccgcctaaacttctCTCAAAAATCAAATAGACAAGTCTtggatatcttaagatgtgtcatatcattctaccTCTCCTTCTCTTCAAACGTTTCCAAATAGATcttctttcaccaattcgattcattatctcttcattagtgatgcCATCTATCcttctgaccttcagcattcttctgtaacaccacatttcaaaagcttctatactcTTTGTTTctggagctagttatcgtccatgttacacttccatgcaatgccacgctccggatgaaagaattcaaaaacgtctttctaattcctatttcaatgttcgagtgagcaaatttcttttcttattaaAGCACTTCTTTTCTTATGCTattctgcgttttatgtcctctttacatctgctatcattagttattcaactacccaagtaaaaatattcatctacttcctttaagactttatttcctaatctaatatttgctgcatcaccagacttcgttcGACTGAAATCCATTAGCTTTATTTTGGAGTTGTTTATTTCATCGCATACTACTTCACCAGCACTTTGTCTATACCATTcataatttctccagatcttctgcggactcagatagaataacaatataataggtaaatctcagagttttcaTTTCCTATCCTTGGAATGTGATTCCTTTTCAAAATTCCCCTTTTATTTCCTTTACCAAATGTTTTGTATAAACATttaaaaggagaggggatatactgcagcctttcctcactcgtTTATTTATTGATGTTTCTTTTCGATAGCCTTGgtgattcttatcacagcagactgattttgaAAACGAAGTATGAAAAGCGTACTGGACTCGCACGGTGTGAAAGGAGTGGCGTTCTGTTTATAGGACTCGATCCGCGGTCGTGCCTGCGATTTTAATTTTGCCTATTTAAATCCTCCAGCTCGAGAGCTCGGTGTTTATATTCATCGTACCacagatcttcatttacacaccTCAAAATACAAGCACCATATAAACGATGAATTGTGAATACATTCCTCGACATAGGTTTGGCATCCGGTCGAAAAAATGGGTACAAGCTAATGCTTCTCCGGTTAATTGGGAAACTTccagaaagaagagaagaagaagaaaatgaaggagaagaagaagaagacgtcgtTCACCTCAACATCCACGAGAGTAAGTTAATAAGTAACTTACCCTAAAATTTTGCAGGTGAAGAGGTAAGGACAGATCAAGATAAAACACTTCTTTTTAAAAGGATTACTCCTCTACTTTTCAATATAATTAGCAAAGTTATTCAAGCATTTTTAAAAGGTAAATTGAGCGTCTCTTTTCCTTGACGATGGAAAGAATCGTCCTGTTTGTAAAACGTCCGTAACTGATTCAGTGCTTCAAGTCTgttctccagtaccatttcatcaAAAATATTAACCAATGTGTCTCTTATTGATCAAGAGCAATTGCGCCCTTCTGTTTGCAAGGTTGGTCCCGCTTCAGTAAATTCACACAACGTCTCTTGTTAGACGGACATCGCTTACCCGCCGTATATAGAAACAACTTTCCTGTGCATATCGACAAGTTCTGTGTTTAACAGAGATATGTTTCTGGGTTGGAGATTTATATGGAGAGCGTCAtcaattttgcgtggacagaaaaccgacactaTGGTAACTAGGCAGCCAGTGTTCGTTATCTCTCTATATTAAGTCTTAATCGTCTTCCTCACGTTATCATCTCGTGCCAGAACTCAactacaactaaaatgttttcattcctcccctgaagaggaaggcggtctcttagacggtgacgtcgtctcacaggccaggagatttgttacggtgaaggaggtgctTGGAGAAGGTGAGGCGGTTAGCGGCCGGGGCCTATAAAAGGAACCGTCTCGGCATTTGCCTTAGAGCAGAATAATGTAAAACCAAGAAAAAACATTAttggacagccgatggtggggaacagcccctctccgtctcctgaatgcagaggcgtataaccacggtagagccgtggccacccttccagTATTCGGTTTATCGGattgagtgcagagctgtcgagtaacggaccagccgtggtcacctGTGCGACGACACCCACTACGCATTCACCGAGGCGAGGATTCTGGCTTCTATATACAGAACATAAAAATGGGAACGTGTTTTAAACGGGTATTCACGTTCCTCGACTAACGTTTCCTTAAGGTCACAGCAAAGCACGATAACATCTTCGAATGCAGCATATTTGTTCTTATCATACGTATCTTGAGAAACACTTTGGTCATAAAATTGTGTGGTAAATcggcgaccattttgttggacgtagatcttgataagtGGGGCTATTTTGTGACATGTATGGGAATGTtgtatgctggatcagctgccatattgttggacgtagttcatgATGTTCCTTATTTCTTTCGACCCCCTTCATTCCGTAAGAGGCTAGCAACGCCAAACTCTGTAATCACTCTGTCGTTTTCTAAACCCACATATGATTTTctgtgtagcggagaaatttacacaaatgtatttTGCCCACAGGAGCAGATCACTGGAGTGACGTCCACTCACGACAGTTCATCCATAAACTTCACCATTTTGCGACGGTCGCAGTGCCAATGTTCTGGTTTACAGACACGTACACTTGAGCGCATTCTATCGGCGTGACTACACA is drawn from Anabrus simplex isolate iqAnaSimp1 chromosome 1, ASM4041472v1, whole genome shotgun sequence and contains these coding sequences:
- the LOC136874022 gene encoding uncharacterized protein; amino-acid sequence: MKGLLVVCVLVALAYVQSTPVDTAEQQPAQVAEDVSAQDAQEVGKHHPHGHHDWDHHNHHNDDWDHHHHHDDHNNDHHHNDGDNDNHQPDPSNLCAAARADRWHLPYPKDTHKFVKCDLTTGKGTVFTCPSGLVFNAAIQVCDYA